A portion of the Vanessa atalanta chromosome 14, ilVanAtal1.2, whole genome shotgun sequence genome contains these proteins:
- the LOC125068673 gene encoding probable cytochrome P450 301a1, mitochondrial, giving the protein MQTVKPLEINNDNVKTQNKNEAIDEQTPVNNGLSNVSPTLPRIVPMVLNTKEPIVLPFDEVPGPKSLKYLSIFRNYITEIGTQVTAGLLTFGLNIGTILSNRNTTRSFSNLFDKYGPVVRFVSPVGSDIVLINHPDHIQKVFSMEGEYPVRSTLQSLEKYRIEHKNHIFGGLYTVQGQDWIRQRSVMHNPTQNAFIPHAQNLNDVCEKFTQKIYNIRNYQDELSKDLHKEIHKWAFDCMGLILFSKNFQLLETELVYSQCDESWMYHSLERATDAIIKCETGIHFWKFFTTPAWYSLVKYCDNLDNLIGKYVLDIEQEISTKIQDDHIISPNSLTSAMLLSEEKFNAEDIATILMDVMLIGINTISSSMSFLLYHIAKHQKNQRLLYQEVGNLYQDVNDIERFKENTPYLQACIKETLRLVPPIPLLTRLLSRNITLDNYNIPRGTMLIMSTQDTSLKEGNFDEATKFCPERWLKPEAKNYHAFASIPFGYGARKCIGQNVAETMMSLLTIKVLQKYRLEYHYGDVQPSQGFIARPNKPLKIRFIDRM; this is encoded by the exons ATGCAGACGGTAAAACCGTTAGAAATAAACAACGATAAtgtaaaaactcaaaataaaaatgaggcAATAGACGAACAAACTCCAGTAAACAATGGATTAAGCAATGTTTCGCCTACTTTACCTCGTATAGTGCCAATGGTTTTAAATACTAAAGAACCTATAGTATTACCCTTTGATGAAGTTCCAGGACCGAAGTCGTTgaaatatttgtcaatatttcgtaattatataACAGAAATTGGAACTCAAGTTACTGCTGGTCTTTTAACTTTTGGGCTCAATATTG gaacGATTCTATCTAATAGAAATACTACACGTAGTTTTTCCAatctttttgataaatatgggCCCGTGGTAAGATTCGTTAGCCCCGTCGGTAGCGATATCGTGCTCATCAACCACCCTGACCACATCCAGAAAGTGTTTAGCATGGAAGGTGAATATCCTGTTAGATCTACGTTGCAATCTCTGGAGAAATATCGGATTGAACACAAGAATCATATATTTGGTGGACTTTATACTGt acaaGGTCAGGATTGGATACGGCAAAGATCGGTAATGCACAACCCCACACAAAATGCGTTTATCCCTCACGCCCAGAACCTTAACGATGTATGTGAAAAGTTCACGCAAAAGATTTACAACATTAGAAATTATCAGGATGAGTTATCTAAGGATCTACATAAGGAAATACACAAATGGGCATTTGATTGCATGG GACTAATATTGTTCTCAAAGAACTTTCAACTGTTGGAAACGGAGTTAGTGTATAGTCAGTGTGACGAATCGTGGATGTACCACAGCCTGGAGAGGGCAACTGACGCAATCATTAAATGTGAAACGGGTATCCATTTTTGGAAGTTTTTTACCACACCAGCTTGGTATTCCTTGGTCAAGTACTGTGACAATCTGGACAA CCTCATTGGAAAATACGTTTTGGATATAGAGCAAGAAATATCTACGAAGATCCAGGACGATCATATTATCA GCCCTAATTCTCTAACGAGTGCAATGTTGCTGAGCGAGGAAAAGTTTAACGCGGAAGATATCGCAACAATTTTGATGGATGTGATGCTCATTGGTATTAAcacg ATCTCATCTTCAATGTCTTTCTTATTATACCACATTGCGAAACACCAAAAGAATCAAAGGTTACTCTACCAAGAAGTAGGGAATTTATATCAAGATGTAAACGACATCGAAAGGTTTAAAGAGAATACTCCGTATTTACAAGCGTGTATTAAAGAGACATTGAG ATTGGTCCCACCAATTCCATTGCTGACAAGGCTTCTCTCTAGGAATATAACATTGGATAATTACAA tattccACGAGGAACTATGTTAATAATGTCAACACAAGATACTTCACTCAAAGAAGGAAACTTTGATGAAGCTACTAAGTTCTGCCCCGAGAGATGGCTAAAACCCGAGGCTAAGAACTACCACGCGTTTGCTTCAATTCCATTTGGATATGGAGCTAGGAAATGTATTGGGCAAAATGTTGCCGAGACTATGATGTCACTTTTGACAATTAAG